The window TGTTATAATTTAGCTTTAAGTCATTAAGGAAAGTACAAGTCTTCTTCGGAAAATAATACAAGTCTTTAAGATGTGGTGCTGCATTTTGGAATTAATTCTTGATACATTAGGTTTGTTTGCAAACTCAACGGGATGCTCTCTTTGCATCCCAATATACCCATCATCGTAGGTTCAAATGATCTGCTAAAGGAAGAATGTCAAGTGAATTTGTTTACGTACTGTTATTTGGTGCCTATTGGGATCAGATTTAACAATTTTGGAAAACTGTTCATCTTTCTTTATCATATAGGTCTGTTGCCTCCAAGATTTCACCCACTCCAGGTTTATTCTTTCTATTCTATCACTAGCCATCTTAGAAAACCTTGGCCCTACCTCTTACAGTCTTTTCCATTAGATGGAATAAAATGGAGTAAGAATGGAAAGAGCTTTGTATTATTGGATGGGCATTTACATGATGTCCATTCCTTCTattctattttataatttttgtatacTGGAGCTCGGTTCCAGCAATTTAGTTATGGCTGGTCATTCATTCTCTTACTCGTACATTACAAACTTTGTTAGGTAGATATTACACTCTCCTCTATTTCACCCATGTTTAAACTTCTTcacatttttcattccattgcTTCCGACTAAAGAGTGTTATGGCATTACGAAGTAAACTGGTGCACTATATGTTGAACTTGCGCAAGATACAATGTTCatgtttggttttatttttttgcagGAGTTGGTAAATCATGTCTTCTTTTGCAGTTCACAGACAAGCGTTTTCAGCCAGTCCATGATTTAACCATTGGGGTTGAATTTGGGGCCAGAATGATCACAATTGAGAACAAGCCAATAAAGCTGCAAATCTGGGACACGGTTAGTTATTTgtcatattttcttatttttccaTAGCTTTTTTGTCATTTGGCTCCGACTTGTCCAGAATCGAAGCATTTCTTTTCTCAAATTTCTGCAATTCTGAACATGTAACATATATATGTACTCACTAGGGCCTAAGTTCGTTCCCTCTTCATTATCATCTGCTTCATATACTACCAAGTTCTCAATAACGTGCTGCCTCTAGCCCAGTTCGATTTTCCCTGACATTAAAATTGACGTCATTCACCAAGTTGAATATGTTTCCAGACATTAAAATTGACATCATTCTCAACGTTAGAAAAACACTATAATGTCATTATTTTGATTTGatgttttagttattttttatgtataattaattTCTGTCGACTTTTTGACATAACtgagttttttttataagtTGTGTATGTACAATTTAAGAATGTAATATATGTTAAGAGGCATAAACATTATTCATGTCTTGAAACATTTTTGTGTTCCGAAGGAATTTGGTCTTTGATATTTGCGATTTGCTTGTAGGCTGGTCAAGAATCATTCAGGTCTATCACAAGGTCCTATTACAGAGGTGCTGCGGGTGCATTGCTCGTTTATGATATCACCAGGTAAGCTCTTTTTGGTTGTGCAAAGATGTAATTTGATGTTTTTACTTACTGTATTTTCACTCGGCCTTTCTGTGCTGAGCCCTTGTGCATGCCCCTGCAATCAAGGAATATTAATAAGCAGCACAGGGGTTTTACTTAAATCTTGAAGACTATATGTTCTTAACGAGCAAAGCTCTGGCACAGTGTTATTCGAGCTTGACTAGGTTTATTTACATCCCTGGCTATAAATAACACGATCTGCTAACGTGTTTTAACCAAACAAGTTGACTGCATATGACAAATTTTACTCAGTTACTGGACTGAAACATACCAAATTTGTAGAGAAACAAATTGAATACCTAAtaaaaatgaagaaagtgcCAGTGATGGGGATATATTTTCCTTTGTCTTGTCAAGATCATTCTTTCACCAAAACCATATATTGTATTATCTGCGTCGATGCTTTACACTACAGGAGTTCTCTTGAACAATACAGAATTGGACAGTAATATGATGGTATTTTATAATctataaaaaataatctattCACATTTTGAATATGGTAATATAGATTTAGTGATACTTATATATGCAAGTGCTAGTCTCATAATCATTTAAAGGTATCAAAGAGGTTCTTGTATGTTGTAACCTTTGAGAGATATACTGTGTCAAAAATTGGATCTTATTTACTGAGCTCTTATCTGCAGCAGAGGCAGAggttaatgataataataagatactgttttatatacttacataaataattttaaatgtatCGTTGGTGCTACCGCAATGGCACTGCTTATCGAGAAAAACATGATAGTATAACGAGATATGATTTCACTAATAAAGATGGTATAAACAGTTAAAAGAGATATCTACGATGTCTCCATCATTAAAAGTTCAGTAGAACTCATATTCGTACATGTTGTACTCAGCAACGTATATAATAGATGCAGTATCACTAGTGGGCATTATTTTCCTTCATAAAGAAAAGAAGTGGACATTATTTCTGTCTTCGAACATGTACATTAGAATGTCAAATAATCTTCTGGCCTTTAGCTGATGATGTTGGTATATTAACTGCATGGCAACCTGTCATGAAAGTTTTTATTATTGTTGGTCAATGTATTGAGGTATGTTGACTACTGTATCTATTATGGAAACATAATGTACTCGATGTATACATTTTTCCAATTCAGGAGAGAAACTTTTAATCATCTTGCGAGCTGGTTGGAGGATGCTAGGCAGCATGCCAATGCGAATATGACTATTATGCTGATAGGAAATAAATCTGATCTTTCTCATAGAAGGGCTGTAAGCACTGAGGAAGGCGAACAATTTGCCAAGGAACATGGCTTAATATTCATGGAGGCCTCTGCAAAAACTGCTCAAAATGTTGAAGAGGTGTGTCTCGTTACTATTCTGGTGTACAAATAATATCACAACAAATGCACTTCAGTATCTATTCCTTCTCttttaatctaataaaaatgACATTATATGCCAGGCATTTATAAGCACTGCAGCTACAATTCATAAGAAGATCCAGGATGGAATTTTTGACGTATCGAATGAGGTaagtattttctttttctggttTCATTGATATGTAGATAAGTGAAGGCACAAACATGGGGAGTTTTATATGCATCTACTGTCAAGTACATACTGACAACAGTTGGGCTTTGATAGCTTCTGAAGACGGATAGTTGTTCACTTGTAATAGTTTGTAGTTGCTCATCCGGTCAATGTTTTGCTCCTATTTTTTTACAGTCTTATGGGATAAAAGTTGGATACGGTGGCATACAAGGGACATCAGGAGGAAGAGATGGTTCTTCTTCTCAAGCAGGTGGATGTTGCAGTTGAAAACGGATTATCTTCTTTTCTCAGTGGAATGGATTGTTTAAAGCTGAAATTAGAGACTGGTTGTTGATTGTTGAAACTGTCCCTTTGGTGTATGTCTTCTTTTGGTTTAAAGGATCAGTCTCTTTTAAAAGATCAGTCTCCTTGAAATCGGAagtaaacaaaaacaaatatatacatgtttattTCTCAGCCAGctgtaaaattataaattgtaaaatatgtaaattaaaatgtttattatttattgcaagtgtgataattaaaatattgtgtCCTTGCTttgctttttatatatttagattgAGTTTGTTACCT of the Daucus carota subsp. sativus chromosome 4, DH1 v3.0, whole genome shotgun sequence genome contains:
- the LOC108216318 gene encoding ras-related protein RABB1c produces the protein MSYAYLFKYIIIGDTGVGKSCLLLQFTDKRFQPVHDLTIGVEFGARMITIENKPIKLQIWDTAGQESFRSITRSYYRGAAGALLVYDITRRETFNHLASWLEDARQHANANMTIMLIGNKSDLSHRRAVSTEEGEQFAKEHGLIFMEASAKTAQNVEEAFISTAATIHKKIQDGIFDVSNESYGIKVGYGGIQGTSGGRDGSSSQAGGCCS